From the Tripterygium wilfordii isolate XIE 37 chromosome 6, ASM1340144v1, whole genome shotgun sequence genome, one window contains:
- the LOC119999712 gene encoding growth-regulating factor 1-like, translated as MDFGVVGLDGLVGSDTTSSSFASLASDPETKHKWYGSGLSKQERSGTAIEDDWRSSKLVKTDQDFSSSKPQQQQMLSFSSPQTEAFSFGRTSQNATTLPYFQLTSSPAYNRNTGYSALGYNGANMHGVLAGVRGPFTPSQWMELEHQALIYKYITANVSVPSNLLIPIRKALESAGFSSFSGGLLRPNALGWGTFHLGFSNNTDPEPGRCRRTDGKKWRCSRDAVADQKYCERHINRGRHRSRKPVEGQTGHSVAATTNITKLTPTTASSSVVVGSNGSGTPNGLAVVSQLQLKNLQPGAPTLSAATPFNRTYPNKEKVGDQMQGNSGLSMLSAPVDLKSKENPFLISRQQTSYEGSQTEFGLVTSNSLLNPSNEGSSLMSCTSFGSSQALADKSSESQRSLHQFMDDWPKNQSDRSSITWPAFDVQSDRTQLSISIPMASDFTSSTSSPNNEKVTLSPLRLSREFDPIQMGLGVGTVLHEQNIRQANWIPISWESSMGGPLGEVLHHTSNSAADSKNSSALNLMTEGWDSSPRMGSSPTGVLQRTTFNSLSNSSAGSSPRTEINNKTERTNMSNDLIGSTVLHSMPAM; from the exons ATGGATTTTGGGGTGGTGGGTTTAGATGGGTTGGTGGGTTCAGACACCACCAGTAGTAGTTTTGCTTCTCTTGCTTCAGATCCTGAGACAAAGCATAAGTGGTACGGATCTGGGCTGAGCAAGCAAGAAAGATCTGGTACTGCCATTGAAGATGATTGGAGGAGCTCAAAACTGGTCAAAACTGATCAAGATTTCTCATCTTCCAAG CCACAACAGCAGCAGATGCTGAGTTTCTCTTCCCCCCAAACTGAAGCTTTCTCTTTTGGGAGGACTTCACAAAATGCAACTACATTGCCTTACTTTCAACTCACTTCTTCTCCTGCTTATAATAGAAATACAG GTTACAGTGCTTTGGGATACAATGGTGCAAATATGCATGGGGTTCTAGCTGGGGTTAGAGGGCCATTTACCCCATCTCAATGGATGGAGCTGGAACATCAGGCTCTGATCTACAAATACATTACTGCAAATGTGTCTGTCCCTTCCAATCTGCTTATACCCATAAGAAAAGCCCTTGAATCTGCTGGGTTCTCAAGCTTTTCAGGTGGCCTTCTCAGACCCAATGCAT TGGGATGGGGAACTTTCCATTTGGGATTCTCGAACAACACTGACCCTGAGCCTGGACGGTGTAGGAGGACAGATGGGAAGAAATGGCGGTGCTCTAGAGATGCAGTTGCCGACCAGAAATACTGTGAGCGGCACATTAACAGGGGCCGCCATCGTTCAAGAAAGCCTGTGGAAGGCCAGACTGGCCATTCCGTTGCTGCAACCACTAACATTACGAAGCTCACACCCACGACTGCCTCCTCTTCGGTGGTGGTGGGGTCTAATGGCAGCGGCACACCTAACGGTCTAGCAGTTGTGAGCCAACTGCAGCTCAAAAACTTGCAGCCCGGTGCACCTACTCTCTCTGCTGCAACTCCTTTTAACAG GACATATCCGAACAAAGAAAAGGTGGGTGACCAAATGCAAGGTAACTCAGGCCTCTCCATGCTATCCGCTCCTGTTGATCTCAAGTCTAAAGAAAATCCATTTTTGATTTCGAGACAACAAACCTCGTATGAAGGATCACAAACTGAATTTGGACTTGTCACCTCCAACTCCCTTCTGAACCCTTCAAATGAAGGATCTTCCTTAATGAGCTGCACAAGTTTTGGTTCTTCTCAAGCATTGGCCGACAAAAGCAGCGAATCCCAACGTTCCCTTCATCAATTCATGGATGATTGGCCTAAAAACCAGTCTGATCGTTCTTCGATTACCTGGCCTGCATTTGATGTGCAATCAGATAGAACACAGCTCTCTATTTCTATCCCCATGGCTTCAGATTTCACATCCTCAACTTCGTCTCCTAATAATGAGAAAGTTACTCTTTCTCCTCTCAGATTATCACGAGAGTTCGACCCAATACAGATGGGATTAGGAGTTGGTACTGTCCTTCATGAACAAAACATTAGGCAAGCAAATTGGATTCCCATATCGTGGGAATCTTCCATGGGAGGACCACTTGGAGAGGTTTTgcaccataccagtaacagtgCTGCTGACAGCAAGAATTCATCAGCACTTAACCTTATGACCGAGGGCTGGGACAGCAGTCCTCGGATGGGATCATCTCCTACTGGGGTGCTGCAAAGGACAACATTCAATTCACTTTCTAATAGCAGTGCGGGGAGCAGCCCAAGAACTGAGATCAACAACAAGACCGAACGAACTAACATGTCTAATGACCTTATTGGCTCCACTGTTTTGCACTCAATGCCAGCCATGTAA
- the LOC120001043 gene encoding NAD(P)H-quinone oxidoreductase subunit J, chloroplastic — translation MREIKKMQGCLSARLVKHGLVHRSLGFDYQGIETLQIKPTDWHSIAVILYVYGYNYLRSQCAYDVAPGGLLASVYHLTRVAYSIDQPEEVCIKVFAPRRNPRILSVFWVWKSADFQERESYDMFGISYENHPRLKRILMPESWIGWPLRKDYIAPNFYEIQDAH, via the coding sequence ATGCGGGAGATAAAAAAGATGCAAGGTTGTTTGTCTGCTCGGCTAGTCAAACACGGGCTAGTTCATAGATCTTTGGGCTTCGATTACCAAGGAATAGAAACTTTACAAATAAAGCCCACGGATTGGCATTCCATTGCtgtcattttatatgtatatggttACAATTATCTACGTTCCCAATGTGCCTACGATGTAGCACCAGGCGGACTGTTAGCTAGTGTGTATCATCTTACGAGAGTGGCGTATAGTATAGATCAACCGGAAGAGGTATGCATAAAAGTATTTGCCCCAAGGAGGAATCCTAGAATTCTGTCTGTTTTCTGGGTTTGGAAAAGCGCGGATTTTCAAGAAAGGGAGTCTTATGATATGTTCGGAATTTCGTATGAGAATCATCCGCGTTTGAAACGCATCTTAATGCCCGAAAGTTGGATAGGGTGGCCTTTACGTAAGGATTATATTGCCCCcaatttttatgaaatacaAGATGCTCATTGA